A DNA window from Anastrepha ludens isolate Willacy chromosome 6, idAnaLude1.1, whole genome shotgun sequence contains the following coding sequences:
- the LOC128867078 gene encoding uncharacterized protein LOC128867078, with protein sequence MGPKKLNVEVAYCGKCSVIVREGTSSIQCTDCRLWFHHKCTNLSTADFRNLANRIKKGEAAWHCYPCESEVSVRTFDDLLEEDDKRDPMGNLDSLLDKHFVRFTKQYEQKFEAFRSEITSNLVDIRAEVNVSRE encoded by the exons ATGGGACCAAAAAAGTTAAACGTAGAAGTGGCATACTGTGGCAAGTGCTCTGTAATTGTCCGCGAGGGAACATCTAGTATTCAATGCACAGATTGTCGTCTCTGGTTTCATCATAAATGTACCAATCTCTCAACCGCTGATTTTAGGAATCTGGCAAACCGTATTAAGAAAGGTGAAGCAGCCTGGCATTGCTATCCGTGCGAAAGTGAGGTTAGCGTCCGCACGTTCGACGATCTATTAGAGGAGGACGACAAACGGGATCCGATGGGCAATCTCGATAGTCTGCTGGATAAACACTTTGTGCGTTTCACCAAGCAGTATGAGCAAAAATTTGAGGCCTTTAGGTCCGAAATTACAAGCAATCTGGTAGACATCAGAGCAGAG GTTAACGTTAGTCGAGAATAA
- the LOC128868710 gene encoding UDP-glycosyltransferase UGT5-like produces MATLTAGHLLLLLGLCCTLVQASYPLKILGLFPHPGISHFQFFHPIMRALAEKGHDVTVISHFPDKSPPARYRDLPLKGHATLMNSLDLKFFESPPFYSHFAEFFLLHEWGKDACNHTLRSDALAQVLRQRQRFDVIIMEQFNSDCMVAVAHQLKAPFIALSSCAMMPWHYERMGVPIVTSSVPALFMGQSESMNFSARLANWFTFHAMRWLYDIYSTRAADAMVRYKFGHDLPSVAELAKETSLYFVNQHFSLSGVKSLPPSVIELGGIHIQKAKPLDPELQKFIDNAEHGVVFISWGSMIRAETLPAAKREAILRAVKRLKQRVIWKWENTTLDNKPDNLYISKWLPQRDILCHPNVKVFMSHSGLMGTSEAAYCGVPIVATPIYGDQFLNAAAIAHRGMGVILHFHAFTENSVLRSIREVLKKQYMDNAKAVSFSYKHRPQTALETAVWWVEYVGKTEGAPLTKADAVYLSRFVYHSLDVYLFIGFILFVSVLSWSFICGKLCARRPKSEKRKTD; encoded by the exons ATGGCGACGCTAACGGCTGGCcacttgttgctgctgcttgGGCTCTGTTGTACCCTGGTGCAAGCCAGCTACCCGCTTAAGATACTCGGCCTATTTCCTCACCCCGGCATTagccattttcaatttttccacCCAATTATGCGTGCATTGGCTGAGAAAGGTCACGATGTAACGGTGATAAGTCATTTTCCGGATAAAAGTCCACCGGCACGGTACAGAGATTTGCCGCTGAAAGGTCATGCAACTTTGATGAATAGTTTGGATTTGAAg TTCTTCGAAAGCCCGCCTTTCTATAGTCATTTCGCGGAATTCTTTTTGCTTCATGAATGGGGGAAAGACGCCTGCAATCACACTTTGCGTTCCGATGCTTTGGCACAGGTGTTGCGACAACGGCAACGTTTCGATGTAATCATCATGGAGCAATTCAACAGCGATTGCATGGTGGCCGTGGCACATCAGCTGAAAGCGCCATTCATAGCGCTGAGTAG TTGCGCCATGATGCCTTGGCATTACGAGCGTATGGGTGTGCCCATTGTCACATCTTCCGTACCAGCACTTTTTATGGGACAATCAGAATCGATGAACTTCAGTGCTCGACTTGCCAATTGGTTCACCTTCCACGCTATGCGTTGGCTTTATGA TATTTACAGCACAAGAGCCGCCGATGCAATGGTTCGTTACAAATTTGGTCATGATCTTCCCTCTGTTGCAGAATTGGCAAAAGAAACTTCATTGTACTTTGTGAATCAGCACTTTTCACTGAGCGGCGTTAAGTCACTACCACCATCCGTTATCGAACTGGGCGGTATACATATACAGAAAGCCAAACCTTTGGATCCTGAGTTGCAAAAGTTTATTGACAACGCCGAACACGGCGTGGTTTTCATCAGCTGGGGTTCCATGATACGCGCCGAGACTTTGCCAGCTGCCAAACGTGAGGCCATTTTGCGCGCTGTAAAACGTCTGAAACAGCGCGTCATTTGGAAATGGGAGAATACGACATTGGATAACAAACCAGACAATTTATACATTAGCAAATGGTTGCCACAACGCGATATACTCTGTCATCCCAATGTGAAGGTATTTATGTCGCATAGCGGATTGATGGGTACCTCAGAGGCAGCTTATTGTGGTGTCCCCATTGTAGCTACACCCATATATGGTGATCAGTTCTTGAATGCGGCGGCGATAGCACACCGTGGTATGGGTGTAATATTGCACTTTCACGCTTTCACGGAGAATTCAGTGCTCAGATCGATTAGGGAGGTGCTAAAGAAACA atatatGGACAACGCCAAAGCGGTATCCTTTTCCTATAAGCATCGTCCCCAAACCGCGCTTGAAACAGCCGTCTGGTGGGTGGAATATGTTGGCAAAACTGAGGGTGCTCCACTTACTAAAGCCGATGCGGTATATTTATCACGCTTTGTCTATCACTCGCTGGATGTTTATCTATTCATCGGCTTCATTTTGTTCGTTTCGGTACTAAGCTGGAGTTTTATTTGTGGCAAACTTTGCGCACGCCGCCCCAAATCAGAGAAACGAAAGACTGATTAA